From Candidatus Binatus sp., one genomic window encodes:
- a CDS encoding murein L,D-transpeptidase family protein yields the protein MGRIVRSIIAASLIVLIAPAPASWAARHGRRSHRATATATRTATRTPTATATPTPTASPTPTLVVAENAITASDAESAGTLPPMPYDPTVVQYVDPGMPTPEPPSLGPTPSPTPTPTPAAKKDPKMVALTPGQIAYRATRDASYIDPINWSVTIWKKRHQLIVYYKGRLFKTYHAVFGRSFDPGTKLWEGDRRTPEGVYAIIEKHQSRRWLCFLKLNYPNEIDRRRYEQLRDGGIVPAEDGSPIGAGGRIGIHGTDNPILNKGNVNWTTGCISVENQIIVELNKLLPVGTVVIIKP from the coding sequence ATGGGCCGGATCGTTCGAAGTATAATCGCCGCCAGCTTGATTGTCCTGATCGCGCCCGCGCCGGCGTCGTGGGCGGCGCGCCACGGCAGGAGATCGCATCGAGCAACTGCGACCGCGACGCGCACTGCGACCCGCACACCGACTGCCACCGCGACGCCGACCCCGACTGCGAGTCCGACGCCGACTTTAGTCGTCGCAGAGAACGCGATCACCGCCAGCGACGCCGAAAGCGCCGGTACGCTGCCGCCGATGCCGTACGATCCCACGGTAGTGCAGTACGTCGATCCTGGGATGCCGACGCCGGAACCGCCCAGCCTGGGCCCGACTCCGTCGCCGACGCCGACGCCAACGCCCGCAGCGAAAAAAGATCCAAAAATGGTGGCGCTGACGCCGGGGCAAATCGCTTACCGCGCAACTCGCGACGCGTCATACATCGATCCGATCAATTGGTCGGTCACCATCTGGAAGAAGCGCCATCAACTGATCGTCTATTACAAGGGACGGCTCTTCAAAACTTATCACGCGGTATTCGGACGCAGCTTCGATCCCGGCACCAAGCTCTGGGAGGGAGATCGGCGAACGCCCGAGGGCGTGTATGCGATAATCGAGAAGCATCAGAGCCGCCGCTGGCTGTGTTTCCTGAAGCTCAACTATCCCAACGAGATCGATCGGCGCCGCTACGAGCAACTGCGCGACGGTGGTATCGTGCCGGCGGAGGATGGCAGCCCGATTGGCGCGGGCGGCAGAATCGGGATTCACGGTACCGACAATCCCATCCTGAACAAGGGCAACGTGAACTGGACCACCGGATGCATTTCGGTCGAGAACCAGATTATCGTCGAACTAAACAAGCTGCTGCCGGTGGGCACGGTTGTGATAATCAAGCCCTGA
- a CDS encoding flavin reductase family protein, translated as MDENFADAFASLTTGIYVLTVRENARCHGMSSSWVAQVSGEPPLFTAAVDNRHFSNGAISRTAAFGLNIVGRRGRSLEDYFYSARARREDNLDEFAYELSPALQVPWLALAMVSIEARVVDRFVVGDHTIFVAAPVGVRIGDNDRPLTSLELDYVYIGGKQVIARDRTGWD; from the coding sequence ATGGACGAAAATTTCGCGGATGCGTTTGCGTCGTTGACCACCGGCATCTACGTTCTGACCGTGCGCGAAAACGCGCGATGCCACGGGATGTCGTCGTCGTGGGTCGCGCAGGTCTCGGGCGAGCCGCCGCTCTTCACCGCCGCCGTGGATAACCGCCATTTCAGCAACGGCGCGATCTCGCGGACCGCAGCGTTCGGCCTCAATATAGTGGGACGCCGCGGCCGCTCGCTAGAGGATTACTTCTATTCGGCGCGCGCGCGCCGCGAGGACAACCTCGACGAGTTCGCGTACGAACTGTCGCCGGCGCTGCAGGTGCCGTGGCTCGCGCTCGCGATGGTATCGATCGAGGCCCGCGTCGTCGATCGATTCGTCGTGGGCGATCACACCATCTTTGTCGCCGCGCCGGTCGGCGTGCGAATCGGCGACAATGATCGTCCCCTGACGTCGCTCGAACTCGACTACGTTTATATCGGCGGCAAGCAGGTGATCGCGCGCGACCGCACCGGCTGGGATTGA
- a CDS encoding DUF29 domain-containing protein, with the protein MERPVHNPLQDTLNEGFAQFVAGQQQLVGSLKAPNPVLVVTPTRTLHGALDSFYLSFVESTRIENDFCGWLADQVKVLHSRQYNRLDWDNLAEELEAMGVSQRSELKSRLHTLLLHLLKWQTQSNEREQRARSWMQTIREQRRKITDLLKLSPSLKHYLPDLLAEAWEWACEDALDDSPGHSFPATCPWAYDLFMARDFLSPDLPVTS; encoded by the coding sequence ATGGAAAGACCGGTTCATAACCCGCTTCAGGATACGCTGAATGAAGGTTTCGCACAGTTTGTCGCAGGGCAACAACAGCTTGTCGGATCGCTCAAGGCTCCCAATCCCGTCCTTGTCGTCACGCCCACCCGTACCTTGCACGGAGCACTCGATTCGTTTTATCTGAGTTTTGTGGAGTCAACCCGAATAGAGAATGATTTCTGCGGCTGGCTTGCTGATCAAGTCAAGGTACTTCATTCTCGGCAGTACAATCGTCTCGATTGGGATAATCTAGCCGAGGAACTTGAAGCAATGGGGGTCAGCCAGCGAAGCGAACTTAAGAGTCGGCTTCATACTCTGTTGCTTCATTTGCTTAAATGGCAGACGCAATCAAATGAACGGGAGCAGAGAGCCCGCAGTTGGATGCAAACGATTCGCGAACAACGACGCAAGATAACCGATTTGCTGAAGCTTTCGCCCTCCCTCAAACACTATCTACCCGATCTTCTGGCCGAGGCTTGGGAATGGGCTTGCGAAGACGCGCTTGACGACAGCCCTGGTCACAGTTTTCCTGCCACTTGCCCTTGGGCTTACGACTTATTTATGGCGCGCGATTTCTTGTCGCCCGACTTGCCCGTCACTTCATAA
- a CDS encoding iron-containing alcohol dehydrogenase: MDKTAGEYRFTRLESVIFGAGKIESLGPELTRRDAKRTLIVTGNTLGRSKLLDKVKMAAGSALAGVFSGAVQHVPSRTVAELIADARRLEADSMVSFGGGSPIDTVKAAAMALMKENGGREILHIAVPTTLSAGEFTPAGGITDEATRVKGGVADPRLQAKVVILDPALTVETPAWLWASTGMRALDHAVEGSYSIRHQMITDTLATKAIALLDAHLLPSLQTAGDEELEHRLQCQLAAWFSIFGMMNTRVGISHALGHQIGPYWNVPHGVTSCITLPHVMRFMAGVAADRFGPIADGFGVRFDRQSPRSAALECADRTAKFIKKFEVPTRLRDVGVPREEISRIADTVLEEVKRSNTVGAEVSLEQIVAILDSAY, from the coding sequence GTGGACAAGACCGCTGGCGAATACCGCTTTACCCGGCTCGAGAGCGTGATCTTCGGCGCCGGCAAAATTGAATCGCTGGGCCCGGAACTTACGCGCCGCGACGCCAAGCGCACGCTGATCGTCACCGGCAATACGCTCGGCCGTTCGAAGCTGCTGGACAAAGTGAAGATGGCCGCGGGGTCCGCGCTGGCCGGAGTTTTCAGCGGCGCCGTGCAGCACGTGCCGTCGCGCACGGTGGCGGAGTTGATCGCGGATGCGCGCCGGCTCGAAGCGGACTCGATGGTGAGTTTCGGTGGCGGCAGTCCGATCGATACGGTGAAGGCCGCGGCGATGGCATTGATGAAAGAAAATGGTGGCCGCGAGATTTTGCATATCGCCGTGCCAACCACGCTGTCAGCAGGCGAATTTACACCAGCGGGCGGCATCACCGACGAAGCGACGCGGGTCAAAGGCGGCGTCGCGGACCCGCGCCTGCAGGCGAAGGTCGTCATTCTCGATCCGGCGCTGACGGTCGAAACGCCAGCGTGGCTGTGGGCCTCGACCGGGATGCGCGCGCTCGATCACGCGGTCGAGGGTTCGTATTCGATTCGGCATCAGATGATCACCGACACGCTGGCCACGAAGGCAATCGCGTTGCTCGACGCGCATCTGCTGCCGTCGCTGCAGACCGCCGGCGACGAGGAGCTCGAGCATCGGCTGCAATGCCAGTTGGCCGCGTGGTTTTCGATTTTCGGCATGATGAACACGCGGGTCGGCATCTCGCACGCGCTCGGTCATCAGATTGGACCGTACTGGAACGTGCCGCACGGCGTAACGTCATGCATCACGCTGCCGCACGTGATGCGCTTCATGGCCGGCGTCGCGGCGGATCGCTTTGGTCCGATCGCCGACGGCTTCGGCGTCCGCTTCGATCGCCAAAGTCCGCGCTCGGCCGCGCTGGAATGCGCCGATCGCACCGCAAAATTTATCAAGAAATTCGAAGTGCCGACGCGGCTGCGCGACGTCGGCGTGCCGCGCGAGGAGATTTCGCGGATCGCGGACACCGTGCTGGAGGAAGTGAAACGCTCGAACACGGTCGGCGCGGAAGTCAGCCTCGAGCAAATCGTCGCGATTCTGGATTCGGCGTACTGA